A single genomic interval of Nostoc commune NIES-4072 harbors:
- the folD gene encoding bifunctional methylenetetrahydrofolate dehydrogenase/methenyltetrahydrofolate cyclohydrolase FolD: METKTAKLLDGKAIAAKIQQELSVAITQLQPKIGRSPGLAVLMVGDNPASAAYVRNKEKACAKVGIASFGKHFPAQTTFEELEEVIAALNHDERVDGILVQLPLPNHLDAVALLHQIDPDKDADGLHPVNLGRLVRGEAGLRSCTPAGVMRLLEEYEISLQGKQAVVVGRSILVGKPMALMLLEADATVTIAHSRSHDLKTITQNADILIAAVGRPGLITADMVKPGAVVVDVGMNRVTDASGKSRLIGDVHFESTSAVAEFITPVPGGVGPMTVAILLQNTFASYSRRQEKKVRSDKSKVKSY; encoded by the coding sequence ATGGAAACAAAAACTGCCAAACTCCTTGATGGTAAAGCAATAGCAGCAAAAATTCAGCAAGAACTTTCTGTTGCCATTACACAATTACAACCAAAAATTGGGCGATCGCCTGGTTTAGCAGTACTAATGGTTGGCGATAATCCAGCTTCAGCTGCTTATGTTCGTAATAAAGAAAAAGCTTGCGCTAAAGTTGGGATCGCTTCTTTTGGTAAGCATTTTCCTGCCCAAACTACCTTTGAGGAGTTAGAAGAGGTCATCGCTGCACTAAACCACGATGAACGGGTGGATGGCATTCTTGTGCAGCTGCCCTTACCTAACCACTTGGATGCTGTAGCTCTGCTACATCAAATTGATCCCGATAAAGACGCTGATGGACTGCACCCAGTTAACTTGGGGCGACTAGTCCGGGGAGAAGCCGGTTTACGTAGCTGCACCCCGGCTGGTGTAATGCGGCTTTTAGAAGAATATGAGATTTCTTTGCAGGGAAAACAGGCAGTAGTAGTGGGACGCAGTATTTTGGTGGGTAAACCAATGGCACTGATGCTACTAGAAGCTGATGCCACAGTCACGATCGCTCACTCGCGATCGCATGACCTCAAAACCATCACCCAAAATGCTGATATTCTAATTGCAGCAGTAGGCCGTCCCGGACTAATCACTGCTGATATGGTAAAACCGGGCGCTGTTGTGGTAGATGTGGGAATGAATCGCGTCACCGATGCTAGTGGCAAAAGCCGTTTAATTGGCGATGTCCACTTTGAATCAACATCTGCTGTAGCAGAATTTATCACCCCCGTTCCTGGTGGTGTTGGCCCTATGACTGTCGCCATATTGTTGCAAAATACATTTGCCAGCTATTCCAGGCGGCAAGAGAAAAAAGTGAGGAGTGATAAGTCAAAAGTTAAGAGTTATTAA